The Rhodoligotrophos appendicifer genome includes a region encoding these proteins:
- a CDS encoding aldehyde dehydrogenase, with protein sequence MSAPSGTTALRHYANYINGRDQPGRDGGVFQSINPTTGAIWGDFVESSAADVDTAVRAAHSAFEGPWSALSPTRRGRLMMRWGELIAASADKIGTIETEQNGKLFAEMRTQARVAQDWLTYFGGLADKIEGRVIPLDRMSILNYTVLEPLGVVAAIVPWNSPTFLTIMSIAPALAAGNTVVIKPSEVTSASAVELARLAEEAGIPPGVVNVVTGGRIAGEALVDHPLVAKISFTGSDAAGRTIAARAGQRLIGCTLELGGKSPNIVFDDADIDQVEAGVLSGIFAAAGQTCVAGSRAFFQKKIYDRLVSRLVDRANSIRLGDPLKAESQMGPVASSAQLAKDERMVAQAVADGAEILAGGKRVRLEGLENGYFYAPTILQGAGSLDFIMQNEVFGPVLCVAPFEDEDDVVAMANSTPFGLAAGVWTNDIRRGHLMARRLRAGTVWINTYRALAFNSPFGGFKDSGLGRQNGAEAVNQFLQTKSVWCELSRDIQDPFVIKT encoded by the coding sequence ATGAGCGCACCATCAGGCACGACCGCCTTGCGGCACTACGCCAACTACATCAATGGCCGGGATCAACCGGGTCGGGATGGGGGCGTGTTCCAATCCATCAATCCGACCACCGGCGCAATCTGGGGGGATTTCGTCGAATCGAGCGCTGCCGATGTCGATACGGCTGTGCGAGCCGCGCATTCGGCGTTCGAGGGACCTTGGAGCGCATTGTCGCCGACCCGACGCGGCCGTCTCATGATGCGGTGGGGCGAATTGATCGCGGCCAGTGCGGACAAGATCGGCACGATCGAGACGGAGCAGAACGGCAAGCTGTTTGCCGAAATGCGCACCCAGGCGCGGGTCGCGCAGGACTGGCTCACTTACTTCGGCGGCCTCGCCGACAAGATCGAAGGGCGCGTCATCCCCCTCGATCGCATGAGCATCCTCAACTACACCGTTCTTGAGCCACTCGGCGTCGTGGCGGCCATCGTGCCGTGGAATTCTCCGACCTTCCTGACGATCATGTCCATTGCCCCCGCGCTGGCGGCGGGCAACACGGTCGTCATCAAGCCCTCGGAAGTGACGTCGGCCTCGGCCGTCGAACTGGCGCGCCTTGCCGAAGAGGCCGGAATTCCGCCCGGGGTGGTGAATGTCGTCACCGGCGGCCGCATCGCGGGCGAGGCGCTGGTGGATCATCCGCTGGTCGCGAAGATCTCGTTTACCGGCAGCGATGCGGCAGGCCGGACCATCGCGGCGAGAGCCGGGCAGCGGCTTATCGGCTGCACCCTGGAGCTTGGCGGCAAGAGCCCCAATATCGTTTTCGACGATGCCGATATCGACCAGGTCGAGGCGGGCGTGCTGTCGGGCATTTTCGCGGCCGCCGGGCAGACCTGTGTGGCCGGCTCCCGCGCATTCTTCCAAAAGAAAATCTACGACAGGCTGGTGAGCCGGCTGGTCGATCGCGCCAACAGCATCCGGCTCGGTGATCCTCTGAAGGCGGAGAGCCAGATGGGGCCGGTGGCGTCCTCAGCGCAACTGGCGAAGGACGAGCGGATGGTGGCTCAGGCCGTCGCCGACGGCGCGGAGATCCTGGCCGGCGGCAAGCGCGTGCGTCTCGAAGGGTTGGAGAACGGCTATTTCTACGCGCCAACGATCCTGCAGGGGGCGGGTTCCCTGGACTTCATCATGCAGAATGAGGTCTTCGGCCCTGTCCTGTGCGTGGCGCCCTTCGAGGACGAGGACGATGTCGTTGCCATGGCCAACAGCACACCTTTCGGCTTGGCCGCAGGGGTGTGGACCAATGACATCCGACGGGGCCATCTGATGGCGCGCCGGCTTCGCGCCGGCACGGTGTGGATCAACACCTATCGGGCATTGGCCTTCAACTCCCCCTTCGGCGGGTTCAAGGACAGCGGCCTCGGACGGCAGAATGGCGCAGAGGCGGTCAACCAGTTCCTGCAGACGAAGAGCGTCTGGTGCGAGTTGAGCCGCGACATCCAGGATCCCTTCGTGATCAAGACCTGA
- a CDS encoding NAD-dependent epimerase/dehydratase family protein, translated as MRVLVTGGGGFLGAFVIKRLLARGADVRVLDTNADRALARSIAGEAVDGIGWIVGDVSDRTMVDGAVRGCTHIAHIAGVLTPVCRADPIRGAEINLMGTLYVFDAALRHGIQRVVYTSSAGVYSKSHGAYPDPATHYGAFKLAGEGSARAFWEDHGISSTGIRPLVIYGPGREGGPSAGISLACRAAAQNTPYVIPFAGRSGFVYVDEVAEVVEMGLDAEPGSRVYPMKGDVTTVEQIIEAIRKYKPDAQLSCHGDAIWLTTEFDDDLLYRENPDHKRVLIDEGLKKTLDFYATRP; from the coding sequence ATGCGGGTGCTGGTGACGGGAGGCGGTGGTTTTCTCGGTGCATTCGTCATCAAGAGGCTACTGGCGAGAGGCGCGGATGTGCGGGTGCTCGATACCAATGCCGACCGAGCGCTTGCCCGATCGATCGCCGGCGAGGCCGTGGACGGGATCGGGTGGATAGTGGGCGATGTCAGCGACAGGACCATGGTCGACGGTGCGGTCCGCGGCTGCACCCATATCGCCCATATCGCCGGCGTCCTCACGCCCGTTTGCCGCGCTGATCCGATCCGGGGTGCCGAGATCAACCTCATGGGCACGCTCTATGTTTTTGATGCCGCCCTGCGTCACGGGATCCAGAGGGTTGTCTATACCAGCTCTGCCGGGGTCTACAGCAAGAGCCACGGCGCTTATCCCGACCCCGCCACTCATTATGGGGCCTTCAAGCTCGCAGGCGAAGGTTCCGCGCGGGCCTTTTGGGAAGATCACGGTATCAGCAGCACAGGGATCCGGCCGCTGGTCATTTACGGGCCGGGCCGCGAGGGCGGCCCGAGCGCCGGAATCAGCCTTGCGTGCCGGGCTGCGGCGCAAAATACGCCATACGTCATTCCCTTCGCGGGACGTTCCGGCTTCGTCTATGTGGATGAAGTCGCGGAGGTCGTCGAAATGGGTCTTGATGCCGAACCCGGCTCGCGAGTCTATCCCATGAAGGGTGATGTGACCACCGTCGAGCAGATTATCGAGGCGATCCGCAAATATAAACCAGACGCTCAGCTCAGCTGCCACGGAGACGCAATCTGGCTGACCACCGAGTTCGATGATGACCTTCTTTATCGGGAGAATCCAGATCATAAGCGGGTTCTGATCGACGAGGGTCTGAAGAAAACCCTCGATTTCTATGCGACCCGACCGTGA
- a CDS encoding thiamine pyrophosphate-dependent enzyme has translation MTETTGTTMTASHAILTLLSDHGIDRIFMVPGESFLWLLDALNDFPGIDPVTCRHESGAGFMACADGRLTGRPGVLMVSRGPGASNAAIALHTAQQDAVPLLVIVGHVARADVGRRSFQEIDYQSMYGSIAKWVYQIMDPAMIPEVFLKAMRLATTGAPGPVVVVLPEDVQQQSISLPRRAVHATGKIAPTEEQTAEVVQLLRSAQRPLLIAGGALETDSGRTSLLAFAEAWGIPVAVSLRRHDLFPNHHPLFLGHLGHGYPAPLLKVLETSDVILAAGTRLGDITTQGYSFPRMPVADQTLVHCYPDTEVVAWNFAPTVSLACDPASLLDRLTAGRAKAAPDFGPWSTSLRRLFEENNAWPSRQPSDGIEFGQVVRETLDQAKDDLVLCVDGGAFTVPIYRYARYTPPQRLLSPLAGAMGYGVPSALAAQLRRPRAKVVCMVGDGGFLMTGNEMILAVERKLPILFIIANNASYGSIRVHQEKEFPGREVGTALTNPDFVALASAFGMQGRLLDRAEDISDTIREGLAADAPFLIEVKTSLDAILGK, from the coding sequence ATGACCGAGACGACGGGCACCACCATGACGGCGTCCCACGCCATCCTGACGTTGCTTTCCGACCATGGCATAGACCGGATCTTCATGGTTCCGGGGGAAAGCTTCCTGTGGCTGCTGGATGCACTCAACGACTTTCCCGGCATCGATCCGGTGACGTGCCGCCACGAATCCGGCGCAGGTTTCATGGCTTGTGCCGATGGCCGCCTGACGGGACGTCCGGGGGTGCTGATGGTGAGCCGCGGACCCGGCGCCAGCAATGCTGCAATTGCGCTTCACACGGCGCAGCAGGACGCTGTGCCCCTCCTGGTAATCGTGGGGCATGTCGCGCGCGCCGATGTCGGCCGGCGGTCCTTCCAGGAGATCGACTACCAGAGCATGTATGGCTCCATTGCCAAATGGGTCTACCAGATCATGGACCCGGCGATGATCCCGGAAGTCTTCCTGAAGGCGATGCGGCTCGCGACCACCGGCGCGCCCGGCCCGGTGGTGGTCGTCCTGCCGGAAGATGTACAGCAGCAGAGCATTTCCCTGCCGCGCCGCGCCGTGCACGCGACAGGCAAGATCGCTCCGACGGAGGAGCAGACAGCCGAGGTCGTTCAGTTGCTTCGGTCTGCTCAGCGGCCGCTGCTGATCGCCGGCGGCGCATTGGAAACGGACTCGGGGCGGACGTCGCTGCTCGCCTTCGCGGAAGCATGGGGCATCCCCGTGGCCGTATCGCTGCGGCGCCACGACCTGTTTCCAAATCACCATCCCCTGTTCCTGGGCCATCTGGGCCATGGCTATCCCGCGCCACTTTTGAAGGTTCTCGAGACCAGCGACGTGATCCTCGCGGCGGGGACCCGGCTGGGCGACATCACGACTCAAGGCTACAGCTTTCCACGAATGCCCGTCGCCGATCAGACGCTTGTTCACTGTTATCCAGACACGGAAGTCGTGGCGTGGAATTTCGCGCCGACCGTGTCGCTCGCCTGCGATCCGGCCAGCCTGCTTGACCGGCTCACAGCGGGCCGGGCCAAGGCTGCACCGGATTTCGGCCCATGGTCGACATCGCTGCGGCGCCTGTTTGAGGAGAACAATGCCTGGCCGTCCCGACAGCCCTCGGACGGCATCGAATTCGGCCAGGTGGTGCGCGAGACCCTCGATCAAGCCAAGGACGACCTCGTGCTCTGCGTCGATGGTGGGGCCTTCACCGTGCCCATCTATCGCTATGCGCGCTATACGCCGCCGCAGCGCCTTCTCAGCCCTCTCGCAGGCGCGATGGGCTACGGCGTTCCCTCGGCGCTGGCCGCGCAGCTCCGTCGGCCGCGTGCGAAGGTCGTGTGCATGGTGGGCGACGGCGGTTTCCTGATGACTGGCAATGAGATGATCCTGGCCGTGGAACGCAAGCTGCCCATCCTTTTCATCATTGCCAACAATGCCAGCTATGGGTCGATCCGCGTGCACCAGGAGAAAGAATTTCCCGGCCGCGAGGTTGGAACGGCGCTGACAAATCCCGATTTCGTCGCTCTTGCATCGGCCTTCGGCATGCAAGGCCGCCTGTTGGATCGGGCCGAGGATATCAGCGACACCATCCGCGAGGGGCTCGCTGCAGATGCGCCATTCCTGATCGAAGTCAAAACCAGCCTCGACGCCATTCTTGGAAAGTGA